From one Orcinus orca chromosome 10, mOrcOrc1.1, whole genome shotgun sequence genomic stretch:
- the GCM1 gene encoding chorion-specific transcription factor GCMa: MELENVDSEDKETLSWDINDMKLPQNVKKTDWFQEWPDAYEKHIYSSEDRNAQRHMSSWAMRNTNNHNSRILKKSCLGVVVCSRDCLVAEGRKVYLRPAICDKARQKQQRKRCPNCDGPLKLVPCRGHGGFPVTNFWRHDGRFIFFQSKGEHDHPKPETKLEAEARRAMKKAHSASSSVSSKMKQGPQIKPLPGETQSWESLTWSFQEGVQLPGSYSGHLIGNAPQPKALNDGSSFSESYGLGRTSDPRDPTPTLGPTQLYEKCNLSNSRVSSSQDLLQPPVSGAFSDYSDLQTWNKNVALGRNPSNDNSCPSYPFPLTSWPYDFSPSQSSPEPFLQQIPMEPPAPKTSCHPFWPNQGGELYEEKVHVDFNSYHPSTTCHSPQEDPFLLTYTSQPHHQYSLPGKSSKWDFDEEMRYMGLDHCNNEMLLNLCPLR; the protein is encoded by the exons AATGTGAAAAAGACGGACTGGTTCCAGGAATGGCCAGATGCCTACGAGAAGCACATCTACAGCTCGGAGGACAGGAATGCGCAGCGGCACATGAGCAGCTGGGCCATGCGCAACACCAACAATCACAACTCCCGCATCCTCAAGAAGTCCTGCCTGGGCGTGGTGGTCTGCAGCCGCGACTGCCTAGTCGCGGAGGGCCGCAAGGTCTACCTGAGGCCTGCCATCTGCGACAAGGCCCGGCAGAAGCAGCAGA GGAAACGCTGTCCCAACTGCGATGGGCCCCTGAAGCTCGTTCCCTGCCGAGGCCACGGGGGCTTTCCTGTCACTAACTTCTGGAGGCACGACGGACGCTTCATATTTTTCCAG TCCAAGGGAGAGCATGACCATCCAAAGCCAGAAACCAAACTGGAAGCCGAGGCCAGAAGAGCAATGAAGAAAGCGCACTCCGCGTCGTCCTCTGTCTCCTCGAAGATGAAGCAGGGCCCACAGATAAAG cCTCTTCCAGGTGAAACACAAAGTTGGGAAAGTTTAACTTGGTCTTTCCAGGAAGGTGTCCAATTGCCTGGTAGTTACAGTGGACATTTAATAGGTAACGCTCCCCAGCCGAAGGCACTGAATGATGGCTCATCCTTCTCTGAGAGTTATGGTTTGGGGAGAACCTCTGACCCCAGAGACCCCACTCCCACCTTGGGCCCCACTCAGCTCTACGAGAAATGCAATTTGTCCAATAGTCGGGTCTCCAGCAGCCAGGACCTGCTTCAGCCTCCTGTCTCTGGAGCCTTCTCTGATTACAGTGATCTGCAAACATGGAATAAGAATGTTGCTTTGGGGAGAAATCCTTCCAATGACAACAGTTGTCCCAGTTACCCTTTTCCTCTGACCAGCTGGCCTTACGACTTCTCCCCTTCCCAGAGCTCTCCAGAACCCTTTCTCCAGCAGATTCCCATGGAACCACCAGCACCCAAAACTAGCTGTCACCCCTTCTGGCCAAATCAAGGGGGTGAACTTTATGAAGAGAAGGTGCATGTGGATTTTAACAGCTACCACCCTTCCACCACTTGCCATTCACCTCAGGAAGACCCCTTTCTCCTCACCTACACCTCTCAGCCCCATCATCAATATTCTCTGCCTGGCAAGAGCAGCAAATGGGATTTTGATGAAGAAATGAGGTACATGGGTTTGGATCACTGCAACAACGAAATGCTTCTAAACCTCTGTCCTTTAAGATGA